Genomic window (Falco cherrug isolate bFalChe1 chromosome 4, bFalChe1.pri, whole genome shotgun sequence):
AGCTGCAGTTCAAACACATACATCGCTTGCAGCAAATCATTTCACTTACTGTAACGCCGTTGCCTCTACGTATGGCTGTGAACTTACgctgaaaaataatctgttccAAAGCAGTAGAGCCAGAGGAGGTATTTTAGATGCCAAATGTTTGTACCTAGGCAAGAGAGATCCACATGGAAGCCAATTACCTATGTTCCACTGATCAGCTTTTACTCGAGAGCAATTCAATCTTGTGCTTTTCAGGAAGTATTGGCTATACACACGCGTGGGCTCGGCCAGAGCCAGCCCTTAAGGAGAGTGAAAGGCAGTAGGAATGGCGTGCACCTTACTCACAGCAGTGGAAGCAAGTTCTTGGTATCAATGTCTCTTGGATGTGCATCTCAAATTATGCTGCTTGGCTCGTCTCACAGTACTTTTGGCACCAGCCTCGCAAATAAATTACTCGATCGCCCTGCCTTTTGAGATCTTCCTTGGAGATGGCAGAGGTCAAGGAGGCTTTCTCATAACAAAGATGGTATTGGGTAGGCCGTGAAGTACAGGACCCATATTTACGCTTTACTGAATTACTGTGCAAAAGGGAATACTGCATCAGAAACCGTAGAAGACTATATTTTAATCGGTCACCAGCCGCTGTATCGGAAACCTGCTAACAATTGCTCCAATTCGTTCGTTTGGCtactttttgttggtttctttcttttttttacataaataatatAGACCAAACATTATAAACATTTCAGCAACCATTTCTAAAAGACCAGAGGAGCCCTTTTAGGCGCGAAGAAACAACTGCAGGATTCAAATTCCAAAACTGTCTTTGGAGTCATCGAATCATCAGATTTACACGGCACCCAATGACAATAACATTCAGTCGAGCTCGATAGGACTGCTGTCTTCCTGACCATCTTCTGTGTCATCATCTTCTCCAGTTCCCATCAGACTGTTTAAAAGATTTCCTAGAATAAAATACAGGACAGTCAAAACTGTTCGTTTTACATTCTCATCACAAAAGCTTGTAACTATTCTCCTTCCATCCTGCTAGGGTGTAGACTTCagtactaaaaagaaaaaaagaaggggattTTGAAGTAAAAGAGACTCAACAAGGCATTACTATTCCATACCAGCTTCCATTAAGGATTTAATTATTTGGGAAGCTGTATTTTGACACTGTTCCTTTTCTAAGaatacactggaaaaaaacaccaaagttGCATGCTTATGTACTATAGTTGCACCAtaagagggggggaaaaaaaaccccaaccatgAAATGAGGAAAGACACACCTCCAGCAGTGAAACTCCCAAAAAACAGCAATGGTCTGCATCACACTATAAAGCATATGAGTTTGAGACTCAAAACCATTtatgtgttttctctgttttatgcAATTTAAAGATGCCTGAATTGCTGAAAAGCTGTCATTTACATCTGGGATCTATACTCACGTTTTTCATCCAGCTTTGGGTATCAGTGCATTGACATTTGCAGGTAAAGCCTCAAGTCAGTTTATAAACAGAGAAGTTTAGTTCTCAAGGAAAAACATTCAATGTTACAAAAGTAATCCAGATCAATTTGCTCACATTTTGTTCAAGAGTCAGGAAATGACGGCTGAATTTATCCACTGCCTTTCATTACTGGTAGAAGGGCAATATTAATTTCAGAACTTCTACTTTGGGAATATTCATTTTCTATCAGCACTGGTTAGATCTCTACCAAAGTCCCAGACCTGACTCAAGGAGAATCAGCCACTGAAGTCTGAGGAAATTAAGCTTTAATACaagtaaaatttttctttacatttggAAGTTTTATCATAATGTGAAAAATCAACCATAAGAGTAATTTGCAGCTTCTCCCCTTCACAAAGATGAAAAGTCTACCACCTTCACCCAATTAAATCTCACATGCGACCAACTAATCTTGTATTCTACAGTAGGGACTGTTTCTACAGGCTACAAAAACCCAGATACATTCCTTAGAACAAATGATctttttccagcacagccactTTATTTAAGCCACTGCTCCAAAAAGACTGGTGGTACCCAGAAACAAGGGTCAGCACAAACCTCACCTAGTAATCCTCCGTAGGACGATGTCTGCTTGGGCGGAACACCAAAGAAAAGCTGTCCTATTCTATCTAGGTACTGAAACGACACAAGATGAACAACAACATCAGCTACTTCATTTACAGCTGGAAATATTAGGGGCAGCAGTCACACCACACAAGGTAGATCACTGACTCCTATCTACAAGTCACAAACCAGGAGACATTCAGCTATTGTTTAACTAATTCTGTAGGTCAAATCCTGTTTACAAGTACAAGTAACTCACCTCATTATACATGGGATCTCTTTTCAGTGAAGGCTGATACTGTTCACACAATACTGTAAATACTGTTAGTTTTCCTCTAGAAAGGAAACAATCAAAAATGTAATCTCAGTAACAACTCCAAAGGAAACCAAGAACAACATGAGAAAAATCAGACTGTACCCATCAACTGCCAGCAACAGAAACCAGATGAAGTTTAGCAGTGGTTGAACAAAGGGTGGACCCTTTTCTATTGAAGGatgtttctgtgtgtatgtTGTAAAAACAACTGATGCGCTGGTCTTATTTTTCAAGCAGAGAAATctgcaaaaggaaacagaatagggctagttaaaaataaaaggcagacaAGTAGTTTTACATGCAGAAGGAAGACAGGAAGCCAAAAGTTCAACCATCTCTACTTCATTTGTGCACAGAAACCATCTCAGGCTTAAAATGATGGCAAAACTGAACTGGTAGAGATGCACATCTTTGGCAACGGTTTGGCTATCAACCAAGGGGGAAAATCACTACTAGAATACATTGTGGAATTAACAGGCTGGGAGGGAGAACTGACATTAAATATTAACAGAATGAGACCTAAGCAGATTGTATACAGGACAGTTACTAAAAAAAGGCATCAATTAAATCAAAATGTGGGAAGACTGGCCACCACGTAATTCAAATTAAACATGATATTGCATTGACTGGTCCAGAGTTTACTATGCTGAGGTAAAGAAATGAATTAAAGACCTCTCTCTCATGGTGTCATCCACTCCCAAACACATCTCTTTTCAGTATGTATCTGCCAGTGTTCAATGACTCTGTCATTCTATTAGCACTACCTCAAATAACATGGCACCAGGACCACTAATAAGTTTAACACACTTAAATGTCTACAAGTCTCATAATAAAGCTACACTTTGAGCTCCCAGGCCACCTGTCACCAGTTAGCAGATCGATTTCCCAAACCGATCAAATCTTTCTGCAGGTCCAGTTAATTCAGCTGGCAATCTCTGCAAGTCACATAGGCCTAACGAGAGACTTTAACTGGGACAAATGCTGTCAGCAAGCCCTGGGAAGGCTGCCACGAGCAGCTTCATTTTTGGTTGCAGGCTGGCCTCCAACTCTGTACTCCCACATGTGCAAGGGCACTGGGTGCTTTTGCCTTACTGCTGAGCAAGGAactgcaattattttcattagagTATAAACTGCCACCTAAGAGGATTTAGCACAGTATTTGAGATACAGGCCGGTAAAGGATGCCATAGCAGTGCTGTATAAATACTGAAAAGTAACCTCTTACTCATTAACTTCCACCCAGAATTTCCCCCCTCCAGAACAAAGCCCCATAAAACTGAAGAGTCCTGCATAACATACTGGATTTCCACAAAGGATTTTCTACCGCTCAAAAATCACTGCAATCTGTATCAACCAGCTATGGAAAGCAGGACAAATCAGACATgacagctccctgctgccaaaAGAGAGACAGACTCGCTCtcacctcctccctctcccccaacACCTACTCTCTCCCTGACTCTCTGCTGCACAGTCCTgtctccacctcctcctcagACTCCTCCAGGAGCTGCTTTCCCTGACTGAAGAAAGCCATCAGCTGATTAAGCAAAGTAAAATTGGCTTTGTCAACCTTAATTGTAcatgagctctgcagaggcacaTAATAGCTTGCATTCCCACCTCCTACAAAATAAATGCCTACAGTAAAGGAaagccaccagcagctctgtcaaACCAAGAACCACTGCACCGCTGCTCACAGACCAGGGTGACCCAAGACAAATTGTCTCTTAGGACAAGACTGAGAGCAAGTACTGCGCTGAAGGGGAGTATAGAGTCTACTTAGGTCCAGTCTTGGCAAGAACATGGTAAGCCCTAACTAGACACAAAGCAGTGTTAACAAAGCTAAGAATTGTGCTTTCAGCGCCCAAAACAGATTACATTAATTCTTCACGCAATTTACATGATTTCAGGTTTCAACCCCAAtatgttgtttggttggttttttttttctcctctcctcagGCTGACCAATTCAGCACACCAGTTTTGAGATGTTTTTTTGAGTTTCAGCAGCTCTGGCCGGTTTCAgagtttcttttgaaaaggtTGCATGCTTAACCTACAGTTATCATTAAATTAGACTGGCCTCCAACACAGTATCATCTTAGCAAAATAGTTACAGAGAAGTTTAACACCTACTGTAGTACTGCCTGTGCTACAAACATGTCCACCTCACTGCGATATCCCCTGGACGAGGAGTATTCTACTAGCATATTTGCACAACCTTCGCCATCTGTGGAGTGCAAGAAGTGATACCGAGATTCACTATAGTTTTGCtctataaaaggaaaaagaaaacagcttttaagaAATCAGTTCATCGTACCTGAATGCAAAACCAAATCAGTTGGTAAAAGGACAAGAGCTACACACATGGTATATGAACAAGACAATTAGCAAAGAGTtgactttttcctttataaGTTACAGACAATATACAAAGGGAGATAAATATATTATCCTAAATACATTTGAACAACTGCTATACAATACAGTCCATTCAACGCCACCACAAAACACAGCTACCACTGGGACAAATAGCTTGAGCTGTGCTCACATCATTTTATCTAACTGCACATTGACATTTCATGTGCTGTCATCAGTGCTCAGGAAAATCAAGGAATTCTGTATTAGACCATGTGCACCAAGAAGTCAAACGGCACCTTCAGCGTCCTTCTTTCTAAGTGCACAGAAAGAAGGCATTTCCTATTTTTAGCTTAGCCCACTCTCGctatcaaaattaaaattgcttCCATATGCTGAATAGAAGAGCaattatacaggaaaaaaagttgcaaaaaatGGCAAGATTGGTTAGAACTTAACCTGAAGCAAAGCATCATGCAGAAATCACTGCAATGACAAATCAAAACTGGTTAGTGGCTAATtttttgaatttaaaagctttgttttaaaaatctgaaccTTTTCTGACAAAATGCTCAAAAACTACAGACAGAAAATGTACGCATTTTGCTCTTCAAGAGAACAGTGAGCAGACAACTACAAAATGGGGATTTTTACTTTCAGAATGCAACCGTTTCTTATCGTAATTGTACCTCAGCTTCTAACTTAAATGCTCTGAGGAAAATCCTCCCTTTCTGGCTGGCAGCAGTCACCAAGCTAACATATAAGTCCCATGAGAACAGTTATGGGTTTGCCTCTGACCTGCAGAAAGGCAGTGAGCTGGAATGTTGACCATTGGGTCAGGATTGTTGTATGAGACCACTATCAACACTTCCCAGCTACtgaaaaatttttaaaacacaatcGTCTTGCACAGTCATGAATTCACAAGAAACCACAGAAGAGATGGCACTTATTCAACTGTTCCCACTCATGTTTATGTTTTGGATAGAAGACTTTAAAAACTGGCTATCATTCATAATTATAACAATTATTTAGTGCATTTTTGGTTTAACTTACATACCATCACAAGTGATAAAATCCCACATAAAACGAAGGCAACAGCATTCATTCTGGAATAAGCCTAGATATTGACCATGTCTTAAAAAGTACCTAATTACAGATCCAAAGACTTTTTCAGATGCTAGGTGATGTATTTCAATCTTTGTCATGTTTATccaggatttaaaaacaaaaaacccacaacagaaCAGCTCTGTTCCCCAACAATTTTCCTCCttatcctggtttcagctgggatagagttaattctctttttagcagctgcagcagtgctgtgttttggatttggtgtgaggataatgttgataacacactgatgttttagttgtagctaagtaatgtttatactaagtcaaggacttttcagtttctcaggccctgccaggaagagggctggaggggctcaagaaattgggaggggacacagctgggatagctgaccagagggatattccataccacacAACATCATgagtatataaagctgggggaagaagaaggaagggggacaCACACCTGGAGTGGTGGcgcttgtcttcccaagtaactgttacgtgtaatggagcccagctttcctggagatggctgagcacccaCCTGCCATGGTGGTGTGGGGAATGGAGTGCTGAATGAATTCCTCATTTcgctttgcttgtgtgtgtgggttttgctttacctattaaactgtctttatctcaacccacgagttttctcacttttactcttctgattctctcccccatcccgaTACcggggggagtgagtgagaagctgtgtggtgcttagctgcaggctggagttaaaccacgACACTCCTAATGACTCAATCAAACTACCTCAGTGTCTAAAGGATCAACCTTCCTTTTACAGAGAGCTTTACAGCACTTGTGTTTTGGGAATTGCCCTAACATAGTTACAGCcccaggttttttttgttagtaaCATCAAGCTGAAGTTATTGCAGAGCTCAATCAGTCATTTCCATCTCAGCTTCCTTAGATTATTTCCAAAGTAGATATCTTACAATATCCTactttcaacattttaaaacaaagcactgaaaaccaGTTGATTTTTCTTACCTTTCCACAGGGTAATTGCTAGTAACTGGTGTAGTTTTGGATGTCCAAGCTTTCCCGATCCCCCGCTAGACCATTTTAGTGCTCTGGATACGAAAGCCACTCTTTCAGGAGAATTTGGATCCATTAAACTAAACAACTTAGCCAAGTTTTCTAGAAGCATTAAGAATCACAAATATTCAGCATTAATAGAAATACAATGATCTGCTGCTTCTAGTTCATCTTCAAGATATAACATTTAAGTTGCAGTGCTATCATTTCTTTAAGCTCCCTTAACAGCCTCCATAAGCCACCTTAAAAAAAGAGCGACTTTGAACTTGAGCCACTTCCCACACATCAAGTCAATCTTGCATGTATCTATCAGTCAGCAATATTCATGACTCTTAACAGCCAAAAGCTGTGCCTTGCAGTCAGCTGGCGACAGTTTCCCTGTTTCACTGTTTAGGACAGGACATCCCAGAGGACCATGCAGTtccaaggaggaggaaaaactgCAGGTTAGGGGACGGCTTGCCATTCATAGGGAAGCTGCAAGGGACAGAGAGGTATAGCTTGGAAACGCTCCACCAGAAGTCATTAGATGGGATGAAAGTGTCAGAGCTAATCTAAGTACACAAACAGCCTTTGTCAGTCTGTCTCCATACACGGGCTGTTAATAGGAGCAGTAGTTTGGCCAGGCACCTCTTAGGAAGGTCTCCCCGAATTGCTTGCTTACTAAATCTCAccatcaaagaagaaaaatttccttGTAAACAGCTGAATCGCAAATAACGTGCTCGCTACCACACTGCTAGAGTAGGAAACCACCATGCACCaaagccctggggacaccaaTGACTGTACAGACAATACATTACCACTGCATCATGGAGAGGATGGTGCCACAAGATAGCAGTGTTTGTTTTAAGCATGCCCACTACATTATCAGGAATCCATTACACTCCAGTAATGTTTTCTCCCAGTCCACTTCTGTGATGAAGGTAACCCTCAGCCATGTGGGAGGGCataaaaaaaggctttcaggTTTCAAGACTGTTCACAACAATCACTGTGAAGTGAAAGCACATCTAAACACCATCACACTGAGCGCAAAGGTCACCTCACCTAAAAGGTCATCTGCTACTTTTGCATCCGATTTCTCCAAAGACTCCAAAACCAGCATGGACAGATCAGCAGCACTGTTTTGCTACAAGACAGACACATAGTCGGTAGTGATTAACATACCagtacataaaagaaaatgccaGTAAGAATTTTGTTGGAGGCAGATTTGATACTTTTATCAACATCTACAACTGAGGCACAGCATCAAGTCTGAACCTTCccttataaaaaaaccaaaaaactaatCTGACGGCATCAAAAGAGAAGcctccaggaaagcaaaacaaatgtggTTACAATTATCATTTGGATGCTCACAAACACTTCTGCTTAATGTTCCAGTTTGACATAATCCTTCTTTGCGGAGAAAGGCTCAACAAAGAGATAAAACAGAAGATTACAAAGCAATTACCCCAATCAATTACCACTGAGAATTCATCCCTCAATATCTTGGAAtaacacacccccacccccaaagccacacacacaaacccagtGACTTACCTGGTTATGactgaagaacagcaaagcCCCTGAATACATTAGTTCTCTTGCTTCTGCATGTTTTCCTTGTGACATATACCTGAAAATAATACCAAAGCCTTGATAAAAATTACCACTAAGTTGTGTATCCTTGAAATTACTTACATTTAAAGGACTAAAGACcactaaaatttaaaataaaggcaatAAAGGATTTACTTATAAATCAGGTTAGTTGCAATAATGATATAAATTTAACTGCAAGCTGCAATTTGTCTTCTGCTCCAGACTTGATGGAATACAAGCAAAGAGcacaaaaacagaaacagagattCAGACCCGATTTGggctgaaacaaagaaaaggaaatgatcCCAGGATTTCAACTCAGCAAAAGATGCCAATGCACTGAACTGCACTGCTCAGACCATCACATCAGAGCCTTTTCCAAAACTAAAGCCATCACAGTGAAACGCTTTTCGGAATATACCCTGGACAGCTGGCACACGCAGTGCTGCCCAAGTGACTCCAGCCCTCCCCCACCCATGTCTCCTTTCGACTGGCTTAAGTCTCTCTGACCACTGCTGGTCTCTGCCAGGGGATGTCAGGACATCAGGCGCACACTAGTCCTCTGCTCAGCCAAAGTAGCTTGTCTCTGATGGGCTCCAATAAGACAAGAAGAGCCAGCAAGATTTACCATGCAACACTTTACAGTCACCAATTCATAAAAGAAACAAGTCTTAGCTCTCAGATATGATGCTTCAAAACAACACCTCCTTCAACCTTCCTCGCTTAAGAGTTAACTAAGAAACAGGTAATAAAAGAATTTGTTCCCAATGGTTACCTCAAGAGCAGGAGCCTCTTACCATGGTGCTGTGATTGCAGCCTCCTGCACATCATCACTACGGCTAACTAAAGGTAACTAAAGGATACTCACACCTCTAGATGATAAATGCAGCATTTCCTGCATCTGCTGCCACACTGCTTTTACAGTTTCcaattttcatttctcttaaCTGCTTCTCAAGAAGTCTGCTTTCTGAGTAGTTAAAAACAGCAGCTGATTTGCTTACATcaaaaaatacatcagttttACCATGCTGCTTTCGTATCTGCAATATCCGTCTTGTCTTCATGACACTTGGTTGTGCTGAGCTTGTGTGTTCACTCCGTTCTGTTTGTGGTGCTCAGAgcagcctccctgctcctgctgcagcaagcCCTCCCACCCCTTGCACGAGCATCCCCGTAGGGTAACAGAGAGGGTCAGTGGTTCTGGGGGGGCAGCAGTCAAGAGGAGCAGTGGGACAGTGTGGGTATGGAGGAGGTCACGCTaaccagagagaaaacaagcagTGGGTCCCAAAAGCTCTTGTGCTGCACATGAGATTCCCGTCACACGTGACAGCTCCAGGGACAAGTCCTACTGGTAAAATCAGATCAGACAACAAACAAGGAAGGAGACAGCCCTCCCGTCCCACTTAGCGTCTTCCAAAAACCCCCAAGGTCTTTTACCCAAAAGAGTTAGCAAACTGTTAATACAGATGGCACAATAGTGGCTTTTAGGAATAAGTATCCTCAACAATTCAGATTTGCAATCACCATAGTAAATGCTCCACGTGTTAGTCAAAGGGATCAGCAGCTCCAACATTTTCATAGTTGGCCTCACATCCAGGGGTTTGCTTCTAGGTGCTGAACATTCAGTGTGGATCCACTTCCATAAATTCTACTCCCAGTAGATTCCCAATGCTGTTTGGGAGCTCCTAATCTGGGAACTATTACAGCAGACActaaaagatactgaaaacagCTTTACAATAGTAAGAGCTGGTGggtgcttggttttttttaaaggacttttatttaaaaaaaaaaaatcatgtcattAATCTAAATGGCACTTCGAACAAGAGGAATCCTGGAACACATTGTTCTTTGTGCCTACAAGCATCAGGAAAACAGATGCCAACGTAACAAGGATGCTAAGCTTGGAAGTTTGATTCAATCACCAAGTCACAAACAGAGAACAGCTCAACCTGGCCAGCCTTGTACAGTAACAATACCGGCCCCGGTACTCCTGTCCGGAGAAACACAGGACTCACTGCTCAGGGTCAGGCAGGAACAGCAGTTTTCCACCTGCTCAGTGTACTCCAGGGAGGGAGATAAGTCTGAAGGAGGCAGGCTTACAGTAATCTTTCCTCCTCcgcttcttcccctcctccaccctcAACTACATCTCAGTTTATGACTTTAGAAACTCTTGATTCAGGATTTCAAGTTTAACATGTAGCTTACAACCGAACAGACTAATGTTTTACAGGCTGTTGTTGTTTAAAACTAGTAAGCACTGGCTATACCAATTATAATTCCTCAGATGAGATCATCTCAATCTCTGTTAACAGGCTTCTGGAAAACTGTTGACATTTAACATACCTTTTACAGAGGGCAGATAAGACTACACAGGACTCCTTTTTTGGCCTCTGTGCCTTTCCAAACAAATTTCACAGTCACCTTGCTAATGTCACCTTCTCATTTAATTGAGCACCTCCTTTCACTTGCATTTATAATGGAGAAGGCAGAATCTTTGATTCCGAATTAATTCAGTGAGGCTTAAGTAAAGTATGTGAGCTAATACATTCAGAAGACTGGATGAGAAATGACCGGCTGTGCCAAGTCATCACCCACCACATCACATAATCCTTACTACAAAATAGGCCATGCTCTGTCTTAAATTTAGATTTATTCTCAAATACAATTTAAGTGTTCAGGCCTAGACAGTGCCCTCACTGATCCTATCAGGTGGCTACAGCAAACACAACTGCTTTAATTTAATGGTGCTTGGTATATGGGGTAGGGCAGGCTATCCAGTGTACAGTGGCAGCAGAAGCTGCCCACACACCCTCTATGGGCACTACCCATGGCCCTC
Coding sequences:
- the GET4 gene encoding Golgi to ER traffic protein 4 homolog isoform X2, translating into MSQGKHAEARELMYSGALLFFSHNQQNSAADLSMLVLESLEKSDAKVADDLLENLAKLFSLMDPNSPERVAFVSRALKWSSGGSGKLGHPKLHQLLAITLWKEQNYSESRYHFLHSTDGEGCANMLVEYSSSRGYRSEVDMFVAQAVLQFLCLKNKTSASVVFTTYTQKHPSIEKGPPFVQPLLNFIWFLLLAVDGGKLTVFTVLCEQYQPSLKRDPMYNEYLDRIGQLFFGVPPKQTSSYGGLLGNLLNSLMGTGEDDDTEDGQEDSSPIELD
- the GET4 gene encoding Golgi to ER traffic protein 4 homolog isoform X1: MAAAIMAAEQEAAKGGGRNRGGVQRVEGKLRASVEKGDYYEAHQMYRTLFFRYMSQGKHAEARELMYSGALLFFSHNQQNSAADLSMLVLESLEKSDAKVADDLLENLAKLFSLMDPNSPERVAFVSRALKWSSGGSGKLGHPKLHQLLAITLWKEQNYSESRYHFLHSTDGEGCANMLVEYSSSRGYRSEVDMFVAQAVLQFLCLKNKTSASVVFTTYTQKHPSIEKGPPFVQPLLNFIWFLLLAVDGGKLTVFTVLCEQYQPSLKRDPMYNEYLDRIGQLFFGVPPKQTSSYGGLLGNLLNSLMGTGEDDDTEDGQEDSSPIELD